Within Diabrotica undecimpunctata isolate CICGRU unplaced genomic scaffold, icDiaUnde3 ctg00002387.1, whole genome shotgun sequence, the genomic segment AAGAAGCAGCAGAGGAAGAGAAGGAAGAATTCTATGACTCCCTAACCCGATTATACACGGAAGCCCCAAAacatgacatcaaaataatattagGGGACTTAAACGCAAAAATAGGCAAAGAAGAACACATAAGGCCGGTAGCTGGAAATCAGAGTCTACATGACATTACCAATGACAATGATTCAAGGCTGATTGAGTTTGCAGCAGGGTACAACATAATTATCAAAAGCACCCAATTTGCCAGGAAAAACAtatataaggtaacatggagATCAAATGATGGAAGAACGAGGAACCAAATTGATCACGTATTAATTGATGGGAGGCATTCCAGTAGTATAATAGACGTAAGAACTAGACGGGGACCAGATAGTGATATAGACCATTTCCTAGTAAAGGCCAAGCTCAGAACTAGAATCTCAACACAAACAACAGACAAACAGATGAAGATCGAAAGATGGAATGTGTCTAAATTGGAAGAAGAAGAGGGAAAGAGACAATACCAACTAGAATTGAGAAACAGATTCCAGGTGTTGGAAAcgaaagaaaatgaaagagaaaatatagaccagaaatggcactccattaaaacgatcattacagaaacagcagagaagtgtataggtcggaagagaaaagcaaaaagaaataaacggtttgatgaagaatgcgaggataccttaaaagaagcaaacaaaagaagaatcgactacctagcaaacccgacggatgaaaagcgtgaacaatacaatagagagagagccttagccagaagaacagtaaggagaaaaaagagacaacatttacaacaacaaattgaaaaagtagaacgtgaacacagaagtaagcaaaataaaaatttctacaaagaagtaagacaacataagaaaggtgcatatattaagaacaccgaactttgtgagagataaaaatgagcaaatgattacagctgaaaataaaataatcgaaagatgggctgaatactttggaagaaattatcacggcgatagaaaccctaaaaaatgacaaatccccgggactagacaatattgatgcagaactgattaaaaaaggagggcatgaacttagaactaaaatacaccaattaatgaaagaagcctgggaacaagaaataatgccaaaagaatggagtggctgtattatcgtgccaatacataaaaacggcagaaaggatacatgtggcaactacaggggaatctcactaatcggtactacatataagatattagcttcagttgtactaaaacgattactgccatatacagaggaaattattggcgattaccaatgcggctttaggcctggaagatcaacaatcgaccaaatatttactatcagacaaatgctagaaaagtattgggaatataataaagaagtacaccagatcttcatagatttcaaacaagcatatgattccatagatcgcttaaaactgtggagtgcaatgatggagttaggcgtaccaaagaagctgaccatgattgcgcgaatgtgtgtcaacacttcctttgcacaaattagaataggaggcaaaacttcaaaggctttcggcataagcaccggactcagacagggagacccgctgtccccattactatttaacctagcattggaatatgcaatgcgaaaaatctataccagagtcaaaccagacataactgccagaggagcaaagattattctcgcatttgcagatgatgtagatgcagtagcacagacaacactggaagttaaggatatagtatcgaactttgaagaagcaacactaagcgtaggcctgaaaataaacgaagaaaaaactaaatacatggtcgtatcaaaaaagaaacgacagcgaataagacaaaacattaccataaacgatcataattttgaggtggtcaaagaattcaaatacctaggagcaacaattaccagtgaaaatacaggagaacgggaggttgaaatacgaatactggcggggaataaatcattctttgccattcaacatctaaatgaggtcaaagcttctctcaaggcgtgccaaaatccaaatgtacaaaaccataatacgaccagcagtggcatatggaagtgaaacatggacattgagaaagaaagaaatcaataagctattagtatgggaacgcaaaatcctgcgaattatatatggtccttgcagggacagcgtgacaaatgaatggagcaGCAGATAcaacaacaatgaaatagagactctcttcgggaaaggaaacatcgtaagatacataaaagccaatagattaagatgggcaggccacgtggtacgaagtgatgacgacagactgattagcaatgtgttttgggaaagaccagatggtagaagatcgacaggaaggcctagaaaaaggtggaaagacgcagtcagggaagacctggagaagatggaagtaaggccatgggaaataatagcacaggatcggaatcaatggaaggcaatagcaaacgcggcaaaaactcacgaagagttgtaaaagccaatgatgatgatgatgacttctCGGTATGAAAAACCTACATGAATGTACTTATCTACAGAGTACACCTCCGAGCACAGCAATCTACTCGCAGATGTCCTGGGTCCATCAATATTAATGATCAATTCAAATCAAGATAATGTACACTCCCATTCGTTAATTCGAAATCAATTCATGTCTTTAATTAGTAGATCTAATTCCTCAGAAAACCTCAGAAAAAAGTAATGTTGTTTGAAAAATATTACAGAAAATATTTCCAATGCACCAGTTTTTAATTCAACTCAGTATTCagtaattttttcaactataaatataaacatttattcAACTTAATATAAAATTGTTTCAATTAATAACTTAAAGTGGTCTCTACTCGTATTTCCTTGTGGTATGTTTTACAAAGATTTTTTTCCTTGTTatcaacttaaaataaaaatttgatcaACTTGTGAGTACTCTCACGCTCGCTAACGAGCCCGTTCGGAATCTTACACTCGGATCGAATGTTCaatttaaaacataatacaaGATATAATATTAAATGGTTTTATAACTTTActctaaatttattaaacaacTTTACGACCAGGTAACGTAAGATACTCAAGGTAATTCTTCTAACCAGGCTGTCGATCTGAtgtctttttatatttttaaaaagatttgATCAAAAACCGCATCATTTTTCTGCGCCTAAGGAAACTAGAGACATTGCAATTTGTCATCAAGCCCCGTACAACTTGAGGTTCCATATCGCAAAACGAATATATTCTTACATGAATAAATGTCTGCATTGTATTCTCTGCGCGTATTTTTAATCTTGATTGACACAGACCGACACAACTTTCTTTCTCATTAAAGCTTCGTGGGATGAACATGTTCCTTTGGCGACTTCGATCAATGTCGCAATTTCTCACATGCTGCTTTGTCCTTGTTACCTACCACCGTAGTCATTGTCGATCACGCTACCAGTATCTGTTTTACGTGTCTCTTATCGAGAAAATTACTTTCTTAACGTGTAAGGATAACAAGCAACGCTACTTTGTAAATTCAATTTAAAGAGTCTTAAACTTTCTGTCGAAACAGTAACACAGCATTTGAGAACGTTTTAACATTGATAAAGCAATAATATACAATGTTATTAATTAAATATGTTTTCTACAATTTTTCACTAGTATAAATAATAGGCTGTTTTGCGGTTCGATAAGAGAGGGCGTTGCTACTAGCCTAAATTGTTTTTCTTATGTTGGTACACTCTTCATATAAACGTATGTCATGTTTCATTTCAGTCTGTCaattcattatttctttatttagtatcGATGTGTCACAGTACTTTTTATACTGGAAAAGATCAAGTATCGTGcaataattgaatttttaatttgttggaaGGTTTAAAAGAAAAGGAAATTTATGAAATAATGTTGAAAGTCTATAAGGACTCATTGCCTTGAATTAGTACAGTAGACAGATGGGTTGGTGGGTCTTATAAGCCTCGAAGACGATCCATGTAAAGGACGTCGAAAAAAAGCACCAGCAatcgtagaaaaaatatattatatcatATTTTAAAATCGCCTAGTGACTGACAGATATTTAGTAGAAGTCCTAGGCATCTCATTGTTCAGTGTAAGCAATATTTTGACTAATGTATTGGGTTTTAGGAAGCTGTGTTCACAATGAGTGCCGCATTTGCTAACAATGGAACAAAAGCACATTCTAATGCGACTTTCTCAGAAACACTGCGTCTGGGATGAGACTTGGCTGCGTCTGCTAATGGATGAGACTTGGATCTATCACCATGATTCTGAATCGAAACGAGTTCG encodes:
- the LOC140431970 gene encoding uncharacterized protein, with product YARTEEAAEEEKEEFYDSLTRLYTEAPKHDIKIILGDLNAKIGKEEHIRPVAGNQSLHDITNDNDSRLIEFAAGYNIIIKSTQFARKNIYKVTWRSNDGRTRNQIDHVLIDGRHSSSIIDVRTRRGPDSDIDHFLVKAKLRTRISTQTTDKQMKIERWNVSKLEEEEGKRQYQLELRNRFQLSCLDGFPGLCSIDKIDAERSGRSNEAVIPANIEKTLKIIIENQKVKLQEIADTLRLSKGSVFTIIGAAFSHTRAKTTTNDEPQCCLDMFNCNNFCVVMSPWMKHGSITSLPKQIGDNVSRHLPEKAV